In a single window of the Zea mays cultivar B73 chromosome 5, Zm-B73-REFERENCE-NAM-5.0, whole genome shotgun sequence genome:
- the LOC100193047 gene encoding Nucleolar complex protein 2 homolog-like — MSDEYVDLPVSDEDEEELEDEMDDGDGESGGGSSKKKAKQHVEQLKRLQQKDPDFYKYLEEFDKDLLGFDDDDDEIENDRETGVEEKEQYVSKEELKHVKPITMEMVDSWCNGVENEKIGSIRSILQAFRRACHYGEDHGDNSTPKLSVMSGSVLDKVMHFVLKHMDKVLRQLLGAPSYGGKKEVISELMLSKSWKRHGNLMRIYLANALHMITEMTDEQMIAFTVHRVRASAVFLAAFPSLLRKYVKALLHTWARGRGAMPLVSFMFLRDLCIQVGSDCLDTCLKGIYKAYLVNCKLSKSISGSKQQHIQFLGNCVRELYSLDPQSAYQHAFVFIRQLGVILRGALTERGPKSVKDKRQKESSKSSKKQAEKSYQKIYDWQYIFCLELWTSVVCGCSSEEEFRPLAYPLTQIIHGVACLVPSARYFPVRFRCVRMLNCIAEATGTFIPVSSLLLDMLEMKELRGRPDGVGKAVNLFSVKQVDKKTVKTRAFQEACIYSVVDELAKHLTQWSYSIAFFEMSFIPLVRLRSFCKTIKADRFRKEMKDLIYQIEANVEFIKSKRVGIAFSPNDPAVESFLQTEKEERCSPLSKFVATLHQRAQDRMDALDETSVIVGAESSTFSRRLSEAQKQQDEQDDDEGTIAFSKNWLSENKKPKTPKEDKKRPREDDDVATEEDRVEDLVLSSDEEDGNNEEADDGFVPVEGDSDEDFVDPDSEYKKQKKAKLKKRNKRQPFLHKAPSRTKSNSGPKKKARH; from the exons ATGTCCGACGAATACG TGGACTTGCCCGTCTCGGACGAGGATGAAGAAGAGCTCGAAGATGAGATGGATGATGGTGATGGGGAGAGTGGTGGTGGAAGCTCGAAGAAAAAGGCCAAGCAGCACGTGGAGCAGCTCAAGCGGCTGCAGCAAAAG GATCCTGATTTCTATAAATATTTAGAAGAGTTTGATAAAGATTTGTTGGgatttgatgatgatgatgatgaaatcgAG AACGACCGGGAGACTGGGGTTGAGGAGAAAGAGCAATATGTATCTAAAGAGGAACTGAAGCATGTGAAACCGATTACAATGGAAATGGTTGATTCCTGGTGCAACGGAGTAGAGAATGAAAAGATAGGTTCTATCCGTTCTATTCTTCAAGCTTTTCGCAGAGCCTGCCATTATGGTGAAGATCATGGGGACAATTCAACTCCGAAGCTCAGTGTCATGTCTGGCAGCGTACTTGATAAAGTTATGCACTTTGTTTTGAAACACATGGATAAAGTCCTCCGTCAATTACTTGGTGCCCCAAGCTATGGAGGGAAGAAAGAGGTAATCAGTGAGCTGATGCTGAGTAAGTCATGGAAGAGGCATGGTAATCTTATGAGGATCTATCTTGCCAATGCGCTTCATATGATAACAGAGATGACCGATGAGCAAATGATAGCATTTACTGTACACCGTGTCAGAGCATCAGCTGTTTTTCTGGCAGCTTTCCCATCGCTCCTGAGGAAGTATGTTAAG GCTCTGCTCCATACCTGGGCTAGAGGACGAGGTGCAATGCCTCTTGTTTCTTTTATGTTCCTTCGAGACTTGTGCATTCAAGTAGGTTCAGATTGCCTTGATACTTGCCTCAAGGGTATCTATAAGGCTTATTTGGTGAACTGCAAACTGTCCAAATCTATCAGCGGATCAAAACAACAACACATTCAATTCCTTGGAAATTGTGTCAGAGAATTGTATAGTCTGGATCCACAAAGTGCGTATCAGCATGCTTTTGTTTTCATCCGTCAACTGGGGGTTATCCTAAGAGGAGCTCTTACTGAAAGGGGGCCAAAG TCAGTGAAGGACAAAAGGCAGAAAGAAAGTAGCAAATCATCGAAAAAACAAGCGGAG AAATCTTACCAAAAAATTTATGATTGGCAATACATATTCTGCCTTGAGCTTTGGACCAGTGTTGTGTGCGGATGTAGTTCTGAGGAAGAATTCCGACCTCTAGCTTATCCGTTGACACAAATAATACATGGTGTGGCATGCCTCGTACCTAGCGCACGTTACTTCCCTGTGCGCTTTAGGTGTGTCAGAATGCTTAATTGTATTGCCGAAGCCACTGGTACCTTCATTCCCGTGTCCTCCCTGCTGCTTGATATGCTTGAAATGAAAGAACTTAGAGGACGTCCAGATGGTGTTGGCAAAGCCGTGAATTTGTTCAGTGTTAAACAG GTTGACAAGAAAACAGTAAAGACACGTGCCTTTCAGGAAGCTTGCATTTATTCTGTGGTCGATGAGCTGGCTAAACATTTGACCCAATGGAGCTACTCCATTGCCTTCTTTGAGATGTCCTTTATTCCACTTGTTCGGCTCCGAAGTTTTTGCAAAACCATTAAAGCGGACAGATTTAGGAAAGAGATGAAGGATCTTATCTATCAG ATAGAGGCCAATGTCGAGTTCATTAAGTCAAAACGAGTGGGGATTGCATTTTCACCCAATGACCCAGCTGTAGAGTCATTTCTGCAG ACCGAAAAGGAAGAACGTTGCAGCCCTCTCTCAAAATTTGTTGCTACTTTACACCAGAGAGCGCAAGACAGGATGGATGCTCTGGATGAGACCAG TGTGATTGTGGGTGCCGAGTCCTCAACCTTCTCACGGAGGTTATCAGAAGCGCAGAAGCAACAGGATGAGCAGGACGATGATGAAGGCACTATCGCTTTCAGTAAGAACTGGCTGTCTGAAAATAAGAAACCCAA AACCCCAAAGGAGGATAAAAAGCGACCCCGGGAGGATGATGATGTCGCGACTGAGGAGGATCGGGTTGAGGATTTGGTCTTGAGCTCAGATGAAGAGGATGGCAACAATGAGGAAGCAGACGATGGTTTTGTTCCGGTTGaaggtgatagtgatgaagaCTTTGTAGACCCTGACAGCGAAtataagaaacaaaagaaggcgaAGCTGAAGAAGAGGAACAAGCGCCAGCCATTTCTGCACAAGGCGCCCTCTAGAACAAAAAGTAATTCAGGGCCCAAGAAGAAGGCCAGACATTAG